One part of the Zymomonas mobilis subsp. pomaceae ATCC 29192 genome encodes these proteins:
- the hisG gene encoding ATP phosphoribosyltransferase produces the protein MTKPLVFAIPKGRILKEALPMLEAAGIIPEAAFLDKESRLLRFTTNRHDVEIIRVRAFDVATFVAHGAAQMGIVGSDVIEEFSYPELYAPVDLNIGHCRLSIAEPKRLAQGDDPREWSHVRVATKYPHLTHRHFEARGVQAECIKLNGAMEIAPALGLAGRIVDLVSSGRTLEENGLVEVEKIMPISARLIVNRAAFKMRAGDIAPLVENFRRLVGVTDNAA, from the coding sequence ATGACTAAACCGCTTGTCTTTGCTATCCCGAAAGGTCGTATTCTAAAAGAGGCGCTTCCTATGTTGGAAGCGGCTGGTATTATACCAGAGGCTGCCTTTTTGGATAAAGAAAGCCGGTTGCTGCGCTTTACTACCAATCGTCATGATGTCGAAATTATTCGGGTTCGCGCTTTTGACGTGGCAACTTTTGTTGCGCATGGTGCGGCCCAAATGGGTATTGTCGGCTCAGACGTGATAGAAGAATTCAGCTACCCAGAGCTTTATGCCCCCGTTGACCTCAATATTGGTCACTGCCGTCTTTCTATAGCCGAGCCCAAAAGGCTTGCTCAGGGAGATGATCCCCGTGAATGGAGCCATGTTCGTGTGGCTACAAAATATCCGCATTTGACGCATCGACATTTCGAGGCTCGCGGGGTTCAGGCAGAATGCATTAAGCTTAATGGTGCAATGGAAATTGCCCCTGCTTTGGGTCTTGCGGGCCGGATTGTTGATCTCGTCTCGTCAGGGCGCACCTTGGAAGAAAACGGGTTGGTTGAAGTCGAAAAGATTATGCCCATTTCTGCCCGTTTAATTGTCAACCGTGCTGCGTTTAAAATGCGTGCTGGTGATATTGCGCCCTTAGTTGAAAATTTCCGCCGATTGGTAGGAGTGACGGACAATGCCGCATAA
- the nusB gene encoding transcription antitermination factor NusB, which produces MAHAKKRTASRPAARLAAVQALYQREMEKTALPILLDEFHQYRLGATIEDATYIKAEVAFFDDIVKGVGERCQEIDTVIAKHLSSGWSLERLDRPMRQILRAGSYELLARPDVPTATIISEYIDVADAFYDRQEKSFVNGLLDAVAKELRPASGKA; this is translated from the coding sequence ATGGCGCACGCGAAAAAACGCACCGCGTCCCGTCCGGCAGCCAGACTGGCTGCCGTTCAGGCGCTTTATCAACGCGAGATGGAAAAGACGGCGCTTCCCATTTTATTGGATGAATTTCATCAGTATCGGTTAGGGGCGACTATTGAAGACGCTACCTATATCAAGGCTGAAGTCGCTTTCTTCGATGATATTGTCAAAGGTGTAGGCGAACGCTGTCAGGAAATCGATACCGTTATTGCCAAACATCTTTCTTCAGGTTGGAGTCTTGAACGCCTCGATCGTCCGATGCGTCAGATTCTGCGCGCGGGTTCCTACGAATTGTTAGCCCGACCAGATGTGCCAACCGCTACCATTATCAGCGAATATATTGACGTTGCTGATGCTTTTTATGATCGTCAGGAAAAAAGCTTCGTAAATGGTTTGCTGGATGCGGTTGCGAAAGAACTGCGTCCCGCAAGCGGAAAAGCTTAA
- a CDS encoding J domain-containing protein: MGISLADRGKKNNSARFHGRVEGQIRQCEHPGCELPGEFRAPRHHRSDNAAPAGGLGDERWHWFCLEHVRAFNDSYNFFAGMSEEEIYNAQRPFAGWERESRAFATNGSPPPRWADFQDPLDAIGARFKRTAHKRYTSHQKGKAVSSFDEKALKTLGLDADTDRQQLRKRYAELLRRYHPDRNGGDRTYEKALQDVIAAYTHLKSSAIFA, from the coding sequence ATGGGGATAAGTTTGGCGGATAGAGGCAAAAAAAACAATTCAGCACGATTCCATGGTCGGGTTGAAGGACAGATACGACAATGTGAACATCCGGGCTGTGAATTACCGGGTGAATTTCGGGCACCGCGTCACCATAGATCAGATAATGCGGCGCCTGCTGGCGGTCTTGGTGACGAACGATGGCATTGGTTTTGTCTCGAACATGTCCGCGCCTTTAATGACAGTTATAATTTCTTTGCCGGTATGAGCGAAGAAGAAATTTATAATGCGCAACGGCCTTTTGCTGGCTGGGAAAGAGAAAGCCGAGCTTTTGCTACAAATGGTTCTCCGCCGCCCCGTTGGGCCGATTTTCAAGATCCCTTAGATGCTATCGGTGCCCGTTTTAAAAGAACAGCGCATAAGCGCTATACTTCTCATCAAAAGGGTAAAGCGGTTTCTTCTTTTGATGAAAAAGCTTTAAAAACACTAGGACTGGATGCTGATACGGATCGTCAACAGCTTAGAAAACGGTATGCTGAATTATTGCGCCGTTATCATCCTGATCGTAATGGGGGTGATCGTACGTATGAGAAGGCGTTACAGGATGTTATTGCGGCCTATACGCATTTGAAATCATCTGCGATTTTTGCATAG
- the cobS gene encoding cobaltochelatase subunit CobS, with amino-acid sequence MADLENFQSDSDSGTVLDAPDIKVKVRDVFGIDSDMEVPAFSVADERVPDLDPAYIFDKETTLAILAGFAYNRRVMVQGYHGTGKSSHIEQVAARLKWPCVRINLDAHISRIDLIGRDAIVVRDGQQITEFKEGILPWALQTPTALVFDEYDAGRPDVMFVIQRVLETGGKLTLLDQNRVIRPSPWFRLFATANTVGLGDTSGLYHGTQQINQGQMDRWNIVTTLNYLASETEEKIILAKCSNYDSPEGKAMIAKMVKVADLSRAGFINGDISTVMSPRTVLSWAENNHIFKDPAFAFRVSFLNRCDEAERPLVAEYYQRVFGADLS; translated from the coding sequence ATGGCTGACTTGGAAAACTTTCAGTCCGATAGCGACAGCGGTACGGTATTGGATGCACCAGATATCAAAGTAAAAGTAAGAGATGTCTTTGGTATCGATTCCGATATGGAAGTGCCTGCCTTTTCGGTAGCCGATGAGCGGGTGCCTGATCTTGATCCTGCCTATATCTTTGATAAAGAGACCACCCTCGCGATTTTAGCTGGTTTTGCCTATAATCGCCGCGTGATGGTACAAGGCTATCATGGAACGGGAAAATCTTCTCACATTGAACAAGTGGCGGCCCGTTTAAAATGGCCTTGTGTGCGAATCAATCTGGATGCGCATATTAGTCGAATTGACCTTATAGGTCGGGATGCCATTGTCGTGCGCGATGGTCAGCAGATCACCGAATTCAAAGAAGGTATTTTACCTTGGGCTTTACAAACACCTACAGCCCTTGTCTTTGATGAATATGATGCCGGTCGTCCTGACGTTATGTTTGTTATTCAGCGTGTGCTGGAAACCGGTGGTAAGCTAACCTTGCTGGATCAAAATCGGGTTATCCGTCCCAGCCCGTGGTTTCGTTTGTTTGCAACGGCCAATACTGTAGGATTGGGCGATACCAGTGGTCTTTACCACGGTACACAGCAAATCAATCAGGGACAGATGGATCGTTGGAATATCGTTACGACTCTAAATTATCTGGCTTCTGAAACTGAAGAAAAGATCATTCTTGCAAAATGTTCTAATTATGACTCACCAGAAGGTAAGGCAATGATCGCCAAGATGGTCAAGGTCGCTGATCTTAGTCGAGCGGGCTTTATTAATGGTGATATTTCAACGGTTATGAGTCCTCGTACAGTTTTAAGTTGGGCTGAAAATAATCATATTTTCAAAGATCCTGCTTTTGCCTTTAGGGTCTCTTTCCTTAATCGTTGTGACGAAGCAGAAAGACCTCTGGTCGCCGAGTATTATCAGCGTGTTTTCGGTGCAGACTTATCTTAA
- a CDS encoding glutamate--cysteine ligase encodes MSTRQTPNSQDRPIENREDLLRIFKAGEKPQELWRVGTEHEKFVYKKTDHHAPSYTEEGGIQALLKGLTRFGWKPVCENDTIIGLSGDDGAISLEPAGQFELSGAPRRSIHETHGEITRHIAQINEVSETLGLGFMGLGLWPDKKRSDLSLMPKGRYKIMANYMPKVGHLGLDMMLRTCTIQTNMDYASEADMVKKFRVSLALQPLATAIFANSPFLEGKPDGFLSYRSHIWTDTDPNRTGILPFVFEEGFGYDRYVDYMLSVPMYFVYRDGHYIDAAGQDFRAFLRGELPALPGEKPLVSDWVDHLSTAFPEVRLKGYLEMRGADGGPALMSPALGAFWVGILYDDALLNTAWDIVKSWTLNDHQSLRNHTPKKGLQAVTGDGRTLLELGRQLLPLIEQALIKRNYLNEKGQDESLYLKPIKRILESGQSAAEYLLEMQQKNKFQDLNFLYQQCDWSHPLAW; translated from the coding sequence ATGAGTACGCGACAGACCCCAAACAGCCAAGATCGTCCGATTGAGAATCGTGAGGATTTGTTACGAATTTTCAAGGCAGGTGAAAAACCGCAAGAGCTCTGGCGTGTTGGGACAGAACATGAAAAGTTCGTTTACAAAAAAACGGATCATCATGCGCCTTCTTATACAGAAGAAGGCGGCATACAGGCTCTTTTGAAAGGGCTTACACGCTTTGGCTGGAAGCCAGTATGCGAAAACGATACGATTATTGGGTTAAGTGGTGATGACGGTGCCATCAGCTTGGAACCGGCTGGACAATTTGAACTTTCGGGGGCACCGCGTCGCAGTATTCATGAAACCCATGGCGAGATTACACGTCATATCGCGCAGATCAATGAGGTTAGCGAGACGCTCGGCCTTGGATTTATGGGGTTGGGTTTATGGCCAGATAAAAAACGTAGCGACTTATCCCTAATGCCCAAGGGGCGCTACAAAATTATGGCTAATTATATGCCCAAAGTAGGGCATCTTGGGTTAGATATGATGCTTCGGACATGCACTATTCAAACGAATATGGATTATGCTAGCGAAGCAGATATGGTCAAAAAATTCCGTGTTTCTTTGGCCCTTCAACCCCTAGCAACGGCTATTTTTGCGAATTCACCCTTTTTGGAAGGGAAGCCTGATGGTTTTCTTTCCTATCGCAGTCATATCTGGACAGATACTGATCCTAATCGTACGGGTATTTTGCCTTTCGTTTTTGAAGAAGGCTTCGGTTACGATCGCTATGTCGATTATATGCTCTCGGTACCTATGTATTTTGTGTATCGAGATGGCCATTATATTGATGCCGCAGGTCAGGATTTTCGCGCTTTTCTACGGGGTGAATTACCCGCTTTACCAGGTGAAAAACCGTTGGTTTCAGATTGGGTCGATCATCTTTCTACCGCTTTTCCTGAAGTGCGCCTGAAAGGCTATCTGGAAATGCGGGGTGCGGATGGAGGCCCTGCATTGATGTCGCCAGCTTTAGGAGCTTTTTGGGTCGGTATTCTCTATGATGACGCTTTATTGAATACGGCATGGGATATCGTTAAATCTTGGACGCTTAATGATCATCAATCATTACGGAATCATACACCTAAAAAAGGATTACAGGCTGTAACGGGTGATGGCCGTACCTTGTTAGAATTGGGTCGTCAGTTATTACCCTTAATCGAACAAGCTTTGATAAAACGAAACTATTTAAATGAAAAAGGACAAGATGAATCGCTTTATTTGAAACCGATTAAACGTATCTTGGAAAGCGGACAAAGTGCTGCTGAATATTTATTGGAAATGCAGCAAAAAAATAAATTCCAAGATCTGAATTTTCTTTACCAACAATGTGATTGGTCTCATCCTTTAGCTTGGTAA
- the cobT gene encoding cobaltochelatase subunit CobT: MAENTQIDKFRQYLSGAARAIADKDSLQVRFTTQTPSIKGNVISVPMPDITLSPENIALARGVTDAYALKTKWHDSKLHHHLKPSDPTASELFDNLEQTRVEAIGAQGMEGIRQNLKAALAFQIAQTNLAQAKIREEVPLDIALPLLVREKMTGDQPPASAEKALKLLRPWITEKAGKTLDDLAKSAANQSSFADKALHLLQDLQIIPLDDQAETKTSPTDDTSGDEDKESEAGSSSEQDSPQEESGGEPQEMRGQGQGDESDTSAHNPDRDGSDQEELATEGGDEEGEGLSPNATAGKNQEEDSFQYKIFTTAHDEIVAAHDLCDEEELQRLRAYLDQQLSHLHGVVTRLANRLQRRLQAQQNRSWDFDQDEGLLDAARLSRIIANPLLPLSYKIEREASFKDTVVTLLIDNSGSMRGRPISIAAISADILARTLERCGVRTEILGFTTRAWKGGSSREDWLNAGRPPAPGRLNDLRHIIYKEADEPWRRAKNSLGLMMREGLLKENIDGEALIWAHNRLLVRPEDRRILMVISDGAPVDDSTLSVNSSSYLEKHLRQVINWIENKSPVQLLAIGIGHDVTRYYRRAVTLMDAEQLGGAIVEQLAALFDDRKSKTSS, encoded by the coding sequence ATGGCTGAAAATACCCAGATCGATAAATTCCGGCAGTATCTAAGCGGTGCAGCACGGGCTATTGCAGATAAAGATTCGCTTCAGGTGCGCTTCACCACACAGACACCTTCGATAAAGGGAAATGTTATCAGTGTTCCCATGCCTGATATTACGTTGTCGCCTGAAAATATCGCTTTGGCTCGTGGGGTAACAGACGCTTATGCTTTAAAAACCAAATGGCATGATTCAAAGCTGCATCACCATTTGAAACCATCAGATCCCACTGCAAGTGAACTTTTTGATAACCTTGAACAAACCCGTGTTGAAGCTATCGGTGCACAGGGGATGGAGGGCATCCGCCAAAATTTAAAAGCTGCGCTTGCTTTTCAGATTGCACAAACCAATTTGGCTCAGGCTAAAATTCGGGAAGAAGTACCGCTGGACATCGCTTTACCGCTTTTAGTACGGGAAAAAATGACAGGTGATCAGCCCCCTGCATCCGCAGAAAAAGCTTTAAAGCTACTCCGGCCTTGGATCACGGAAAAGGCGGGTAAAACCCTTGATGATTTAGCTAAATCGGCGGCTAATCAGAGTTCTTTTGCCGATAAGGCACTTCATTTATTACAGGATCTGCAAATTATCCCTTTGGATGATCAAGCAGAAACGAAGACGAGTCCTACTGATGATACCTCTGGTGATGAGGATAAAGAGAGCGAAGCCGGTTCATCAAGCGAACAAGATAGTCCGCAAGAAGAATCGGGTGGTGAACCACAGGAAATGCGCGGACAAGGTCAAGGGGATGAGTCCGATACTAGCGCCCATAACCCGGATCGGGACGGAAGCGATCAAGAAGAGCTGGCAACAGAGGGCGGCGATGAAGAAGGCGAAGGTCTCAGCCCAAATGCCACAGCAGGTAAAAATCAGGAAGAGGACAGCTTTCAGTATAAAATTTTTACAACCGCACATGATGAAATTGTTGCAGCGCATGATCTTTGTGACGAAGAAGAGTTACAGCGGCTACGAGCCTATCTTGATCAGCAACTAAGCCACCTTCATGGGGTCGTAACCCGTTTGGCCAATCGTCTACAACGGCGGCTTCAGGCACAACAAAATCGTAGCTGGGATTTTGACCAAGATGAAGGTTTATTAGATGCTGCGCGATTATCGCGTATTATCGCTAATCCTCTGTTACCTCTCAGCTATAAAATCGAGCGTGAAGCCTCTTTTAAAGATACGGTTGTTACTCTTCTTATTGATAATTCTGGTTCGATGCGGGGAAGGCCGATTTCAATCGCCGCGATTTCAGCTGATATTCTAGCAAGGACGCTGGAACGTTGCGGAGTGCGGACAGAAATTTTAGGCTTTACGACGCGGGCTTGGAAGGGCGGCAGCAGTCGTGAAGACTGGTTAAATGCCGGTCGTCCACCGGCCCCAGGGCGGCTTAATGATCTGCGTCATATTATATATAAAGAAGCAGATGAACCTTGGCGTCGCGCCAAAAATTCACTCGGTCTAATGATGCGGGAAGGGCTTTTAAAAGAAAATATTGATGGGGAAGCTTTAATATGGGCGCATAATCGTTTACTGGTGCGCCCAGAGGATCGGCGAATATTAATGGTTATTTCTGATGGTGCCCCTGTCGATGATTCCACGCTTTCTGTTAACAGCAGTAGTTATCTTGAAAAGCATTTAAGACAGGTTATCAATTGGATTGAAAATAAATCACCTGTGCAATTGTTGGCCATCGGGATCGGGCATGATGTAACCCGTTATTATCGGCGTGCGGTTACTTTGATGGATGCTGAACAGCTGGGCGGCGCGATTGTGGAGCAGCTGGCTGCTCTTTTTGATGACCGTAAAAGTAAAACTTCCAGTTAA
- the ssb gene encoding single-stranded DNA-binding protein, which produces MAGSVNKVIILGNLGRDPEIKTFSNGNRMANLRIATSETWRDRNTGERREKTEWHSVSIFSEGLVKVVEQYLRKGSKVYIEGQLQTRKWQDQSGQDRYTTEIILQGFNGQLVMLDSRSGGDFGGGSSGGFGGNTGNNNFGSSNAGHQNNDWGKTNGDFDNNTPAGGNKNEGHDPFGIDLDDDVPF; this is translated from the coding sequence ATGGCAGGCAGCGTTAATAAGGTCATCATACTGGGTAATTTGGGGCGTGACCCTGAAATCAAAACCTTTAGTAACGGTAACCGGATGGCCAATCTGCGTATTGCAACGTCAGAAACATGGCGCGACCGTAATACGGGTGAACGACGTGAAAAAACAGAATGGCATTCTGTCTCGATCTTCAGTGAAGGTCTGGTAAAAGTTGTCGAACAATATCTTCGCAAGGGAAGTAAAGTTTATATCGAAGGCCAATTGCAAACGCGCAAATGGCAAGATCAATCGGGTCAGGATCGCTATACCACTGAAATCATTTTACAAGGATTCAATGGGCAGCTTGTCATGCTGGATAGTCGTAGCGGCGGCGATTTTGGCGGCGGCAGTAGTGGTGGATTTGGCGGCAACACCGGCAATAATAATTTTGGTTCCAGTAATGCGGGCCATCAAAATAACGATTGGGGCAAGACCAACGGTGATTTTGACAATAATACCCCAGCGGGTGGCAATAAGAACGAAGGCCACGACCCTTTTGGTATTGATTTAGACGATGATGTCCCATTTTAA
- a CDS encoding BolA family protein — protein sequence MNMHSTLGNDSDNGQSGPVARLIKERIEAALSPKTLVIQDDSASHAGHAGHKHEGESHFSLTIMAKAFQNESRINREKMVHRALGDLLPDRIHALKLTLSPTE from the coding sequence ATGAATATGCACAGCACCCTTGGTAATGATTCTGATAATGGTCAGTCTGGTCCCGTTGCCCGCCTTATCAAAGAAAGAATTGAAGCCGCGCTTTCACCGAAAACGCTTGTCATTCAAGATGATAGTGCAAGCCACGCGGGTCATGCAGGTCATAAGCATGAAGGAGAAAGCCATTTTTCTCTGACTATTATGGCCAAGGCTTTTCAAAATGAAAGCCGAATCAATAGAGAAAAAATGGTTCATAGGGCTTTGGGAGATCTGTTACCTGATCGAATTCATGCCTTAAAACTCACGCTCAGCCCGACAGAGTAA
- the thiL gene encoding thiamine-phosphate kinase translates to MSSREQAFIMALRQIAGDPAARNLSDDAAILARPTGDLVLSHDMIVENVHYLSNDPPETVAQKLVGVNLSDLAAKGAKPLGALMGYSLGIDYKWDQAFVKGLASACHQYNLPLLGGDTVALPRHTAHFSGMTVIGLAPSCGAPDRRGAKAEDDLWVTGPIGDAGFGLRILNRRKPIDNPLTEILIQAYRCPVPRLEEGAWLAPYVHAMADISDGLLIDAKRIAEASNLGVKVNLDKMPLSKEAIAYFGDSPTTRLQAATAGDDYQLILSAPSSCRHKLQHLADEKNFGLFRVGKFSQEKGLSLYNQHGLITPPSNLGYEHGCNC, encoded by the coding sequence ATGTCCAGCCGGGAACAGGCTTTTATCATGGCATTACGCCAGATTGCCGGTGACCCGGCTGCACGTAATCTTTCCGATGATGCTGCCATTTTGGCACGCCCGACAGGCGATCTTGTCTTATCACATGATATGATCGTCGAAAATGTGCATTACCTTTCGAACGATCCCCCAGAAACAGTGGCGCAGAAATTGGTGGGGGTTAATCTTTCGGATCTAGCCGCTAAGGGTGCTAAACCGCTGGGCGCCTTAATGGGCTATAGTTTAGGCATAGATTACAAATGGGATCAGGCCTTCGTTAAAGGCTTGGCCTCGGCCTGCCATCAATATAATCTTCCTTTATTAGGGGGCGATACAGTCGCCCTACCCCGTCATACCGCTCACTTCTCGGGAATGACGGTTATAGGTCTAGCGCCTAGCTGCGGGGCACCCGATCGCCGTGGTGCCAAAGCCGAAGATGATCTTTGGGTGACGGGCCCAATCGGAGATGCAGGTTTCGGATTGCGTATTCTCAACCGCCGAAAACCTATTGATAATCCCCTAACAGAAATTTTGATTCAGGCCTATCGCTGTCCGGTTCCTCGTTTAGAAGAAGGGGCATGGCTTGCGCCTTATGTCCATGCCATGGCTGATATTTCCGATGGTCTACTGATTGATGCGAAACGCATAGCCGAAGCGAGTAATCTTGGGGTTAAGGTTAATTTAGATAAAATGCCCCTCTCAAAAGAAGCTATTGCCTATTTTGGAGATAGTCCAACAACAAGATTACAAGCGGCAACGGCGGGTGATGATTATCAATTAATATTATCAGCGCCTTCTTCTTGTCGGCACAAATTACAACATTTAGCAGATGAAAAAAATTTCGGGCTTTTTCGGGTGGGTAAATTTTCTCAAGAAAAAGGTCTGTCTCTTTATAACCAGCATGGCCTCATTACACCTCCCAGCAATTTGGGATATGAACATGGATGCAACTGTTAA
- a CDS encoding 16S rRNA (uracil(1498)-N(3))-methyltransferase, producing MVAEPAWPVKTLPRLFIEERLSLNLIIIPERTQAHYLLSVMRFKMGSHLVLFDNQTGAWLGEVIEADRRKLQIKIIRYLHDKENTPDLWLLTAPIKKGRIDWIYEKACELGVAQITPVITQRTIVDRVNLERLRSHVIEAAEQCGRTALSEVTEPLSLKDLLHNWPSERLLFFADEEGGRPMIEAVSEIGKAHPSAILIGPEGGFTDEERSLIGNIKQAYPVSLGPRILRADTAAIAAITLWMTKAGDWDSQPRAIYNETQNSPV from the coding sequence ATGGTCGCTGAACCTGCATGGCCGGTTAAAACGCTCCCTCGTCTTTTCATTGAAGAACGCCTTAGCCTAAATTTGATTATTATACCTGAACGAACACAGGCGCATTATCTATTGTCCGTTATGCGCTTTAAAATGGGTAGCCATTTAGTTCTATTTGATAATCAAACCGGCGCTTGGCTGGGTGAAGTGATTGAAGCGGATAGGCGAAAATTACAGATTAAAATCATTCGCTATCTGCATGATAAAGAAAATACTCCCGATTTATGGTTGTTAACAGCGCCTATTAAAAAAGGCCGGATTGACTGGATATATGAAAAAGCTTGTGAATTGGGTGTCGCCCAAATTACACCGGTGATAACACAACGTACTATTGTTGATCGGGTCAATCTGGAACGGTTGAGATCCCATGTAATTGAGGCCGCAGAACAATGTGGGCGCACAGCGCTTTCCGAAGTGACCGAGCCGCTTTCTTTAAAAGATCTACTTCATAACTGGCCGTCAGAACGCCTATTATTTTTTGCCGATGAAGAAGGCGGTCGTCCAATGATAGAGGCCGTTTCTGAGATTGGAAAAGCGCACCCTTCTGCCATTTTAATTGGGCCAGAAGGCGGTTTTACGGATGAAGAACGAAGCCTGATTGGAAATATTAAGCAAGCTTATCCTGTTTCTTTGGGGCCTCGCATCTTACGGGCGGATACAGCCGCTATCGCGGCTATTACTCTATGGATGACCAAAGCGGGCGATTGGGATAGCCAACCACGCGCGATCTATAATGAAACACAAAATTCACCTGTATAA
- the hisD gene encoding histidinol dehydrogenase: protein MPHKLESNKADFSADFGRLVDERRESASDVSRDVAAIIADVKKRGDDAVLELTQKFDHHDLNKIGWQLEADEIKTACENLPSELMDALKLAATRIRRCHEAQMPKDSEQTDDSGVRMGVRWQAVEAAGLYVPGGRAAYCSSVLMNAIPAKVAGVERLVMVTPTPDGIINPAVIAAAVIAEVDEIWRIGGAQAVAALASGTKRIKPVDVIVGPGNAWVAEAKRQLYGEVGIDMVAGPSEIVIVADKDNDPDWLAADLLSQAEHDPTSQSILISDSSDLIEKTLSAVEDRLGKLATAKVARESWETHGATILVESLDEAPALVNRLAPEHLELAVAKPDPLFAKIRHAGSVFLGRYTPEAIGDYVGGPNHVLPTGRRARFSSGLSVIDFMKRTTYLNCSEKALGKIGPAAVTLAQAEGLPAHAESVLSRLKS from the coding sequence ATGCCGCATAAATTAGAAAGTAATAAAGCTGATTTTTCAGCCGATTTTGGACGTTTAGTTGACGAACGGCGCGAAAGCGCAAGTGACGTATCGCGGGATGTTGCGGCGATTATTGCCGATGTCAAAAAACGCGGTGACGATGCCGTTTTAGAATTAACCCAAAAATTTGATCATCATGATCTCAATAAAATCGGATGGCAGCTAGAAGCGGATGAGATTAAGACGGCCTGTGAAAATTTGCCTTCTGAATTGATGGATGCGCTTAAATTAGCCGCGACCCGTATTCGTCGCTGCCATGAAGCACAAATGCCAAAAGACAGCGAACAAACCGATGATAGTGGCGTTCGGATGGGTGTTCGCTGGCAAGCTGTGGAAGCCGCCGGTTTATATGTACCGGGGGGACGGGCAGCTTACTGTTCTTCAGTTCTTATGAATGCCATTCCTGCCAAGGTTGCTGGCGTAGAACGTTTGGTTATGGTCACCCCGACCCCGGATGGGATCATCAATCCAGCAGTAATCGCAGCGGCTGTCATCGCGGAAGTGGATGAAATTTGGCGCATCGGCGGCGCGCAGGCTGTTGCCGCTTTGGCTAGTGGAACAAAGCGTATAAAGCCAGTCGATGTTATTGTTGGCCCCGGTAATGCTTGGGTTGCCGAAGCTAAACGTCAGCTTTACGGCGAAGTCGGAATCGACATGGTCGCAGGCCCTTCGGAAATTGTCATTGTTGCCGATAAAGACAATGACCCTGATTGGCTGGCCGCCGATCTCCTCAGTCAGGCAGAGCATGACCCAACGAGTCAATCTATCCTGATTTCGGATTCATCTGATTTAATTGAAAAAACACTCTCCGCTGTTGAAGATCGACTAGGAAAATTAGCTACTGCTAAGGTAGCTAGAGAAAGTTGGGAAACACATGGGGCTACTATCTTAGTAGAATCCTTGGACGAAGCACCTGCTCTGGTTAATCGTTTGGCACCGGAACATTTAGAATTAGCGGTAGCTAAACCCGATCCTTTATTTGCAAAAATCCGTCATGCGGGTTCAGTCTTCTTGGGACGCTATACCCCAGAAGCGATTGGGGATTATGTCGGCGGCCCCAACCATGTATTGCCGACAGGAAGACGCGCGCGCTTTTCTTCTGGTTTATCGGTAATCGATTTTATGAAGCGGACGACTTATCTTAACTGTTCAGAAAAAGCGCTCGGTAAAATTGGTCCTGCAGCGGTTACTTTAGCCCAAGCGGAAGGGCTTCCTGCCCATGCTGAATCTGTATTATCAAGGCTTAAATCATAA